The nucleotide sequence GACTACACCCACAAGAAGCAGACCGGTGGTAGCGGTCAGTACGCTAAGGTCGTCGGTGAAATGCGTCCGATGGCTGTCGAAGGCGACTCCGAAAAGGTTTACAACTTCATCAACTCCGTCGTTGGCGGCCGTATTCCTAAGGAATACATCCCGTCCTGCGATAAGGGCTTCCAGAGCTGCATGGCTGCAGGTTCCTTGATCGGCTTCCCGGTCGTTGGTATCGAAATGGACGTCCAGGATGGTGCTTTCCACCCGGTTGACTCTTCTGATATGGCCTTCCAGGTTGCTGCTCGTATGGCTTTCCGCGAAGCTTTCGCTAAGGCTGGCGCTCAGATCCTCGAACCGATCATGAAGGTTGAAATCCAGACCCCGACCGAATTCCAGGGTTCCGTTGTTGGTAACGTTTCTCAGCGTCGTGGTACCATCGTTGGTACTAACGAAGAACTCGGCATGACCACCATCACCGCTGAAGTTCCGCTTTCCGAAATGTTCGGTTACGCAACTGACCTGCGTTCTATGACTCAGGGTAAGGCTGAATTCACCATGGAATTTGCAAAGTACCTCCCGGTTCCGCGCAACATCCAGGAAGAACTCATCAAGAAGTACGGCGACAAGGCTGGTGCTAGAGCTTAATCTTTGAGTTCAACTCAGAATTAAAAAAGTCCCGCGGATTCCCGCGGGGCTTTTTTTTACGCACACAGTTGCACGGACACAACACTGGAGGACTTCGCCCTACACCAAACAAATTAAAACGAAGGTCCTCCATATTATATACAAAGAACCCCAAACCGAGTGCTGCGCACAAATTTATTTGTGCATTGCCGAGGCGATGGTTCTTGTGTTCATAGAACACAAAGAACCCTGCGAGACTAGCCCGCAGGGTTCAGTGGAATTAGAAGAGAACAAGTGTGCTTCCTACCTAGTCTACTCCGCGGTTAGAGGCCGGCATCCCGTCTCGAAAACCAGAATAGGTTGGAAGCACGTTCTTAATATACACTGCGAATTTCCCTAGGAAAACTTTTTTCATAAAAACACTGCTCCCAGGAAAAACATTCCAACATGGAGTACGCGGTAATTCCGTCGTTTTTACATATAAGCAAAGATGATAAAGAGGTTTTATAGGTAGTTTTACAAACAAACTATCATAAGCTCTTGTAAATCTTTGTGTTTTTCACCCATAACTCGGCCATTACATAGTTTTTATAGGTAACTAACGAAAATTCGCTCATAACTCAATTCTATTCTGGGAGTATTTTACCTATAAACACATCATTTAAAACCGATTTATAAGTGATTTTTGTCAAAACCCGTTCGAACCTTCGCTTCCCGCCACAGTTCCTGGAGGCGTTCCGGAGTTTCCTCCTTCATTTCCTTGCCTTCGGCCCGGGCCATTTCTTCCACCACGCGGAAACGTTTTTCGAACTTGGAATTGGCGCGTTCCAAGGCGAGGGCGGCATTGAAACCGCAGTGGCGGGCAACGTTCACCAGGCTGAACATGATGTCGCCGAACTCATCTTCCATACGTTCAATATTTCGATTTTCTTCGTTTGCGGCTTGCATTTCAGCACGGAATTCAGTAAATTCTTCTACGGCCTTGTTGAACACAGGTTCAGCCTCGATCCAGTCGAAACCAACCTTCGCTGCGCGGCGCTGAATTTCCTGGGCGCGGGCCAGAGTGGGCATGCTCTTGCTAACCTTATCCATAGCGGACTTGCCCGCCATTTGTAGATTATTCTTTTCTGCAGCCTTGATGCGTTCCCATCGACGGGTCACTTCGGAGGCATCATCCACCTTGGCATCGCCAAACACATGTGGGTGACGGCGGATCATTTTTTCGCAGATTCCCTGCACCACATCGTCAATGGAAAAGTCATTGTTTTCCTTTGCGACCTGTGAGTGGAATACTACCTGGAAGAGTACATCTCCCAGTTCTTCCGCCATGTGAACCTTGTCGTTTGCCTGGGCGGCATCAATGTATTCATGAGATTCTTCGACTAGATAGGGCAACAAGGACTGATGAGTCTGTTGTCTGTCCCAAGGGCAACCTTCCGGGGAACGGAGGGTGGCCATGATTTTCACAAGATCTTCAAAGGAATATTTCATATGGTACAAGATAGAAAAGGCAAGAGCTGTACAAATGCCAACGATATTTATGAGCTCGGGCTCAAAGAATTCCCTCTGCAATTGAAGGATTCCATTCTCCGCCCCAAAAGACTTTTTTGCAAGGGCATACTTCCCGACAAGGAATCCATCGGAATCGCCATGGTGGGCACAAGGCGCCCCAGCAGCTCCGCCAAGGAACTGTGCCGCAAGCTAGTGGAAAGCCTTAAGGGAACCAACGCGGTGGTAGTTTCCGGCCTTGCACAGGGCATCGACAGCTACTGCCACGAAGCAGCCCTGAATGCGGGCATAAAGACCATTGCCGTCATCGCCCAGGGGTTGGAAGCCCAGTTCCACGGTTCCCAAGCAGAACTGGCCCATAGAATCGTTTCTGAGGGCAGTTGCATCGTCACCGAGTACGAGGGAGACTTCCCGTCGTACAAGGGCACCTTCCCCGCCAGAAATCGAATTATCAGCGGTCTCAGCCGAGCCACCGTCCTTGTCCAGAGCAAAACCAAGGGAGGCGCCCTCATTACCGCCGACTATTGCCTTCAAGAAAGTAAATTGCTCCTGGCGGTTCCCGGGGACTTCGACAGCGAGGTTGCCAGCGGCCCAAACCTCTATTTGGATCAAGGAAAGGCAAAGCCCGTTTTTTCGCCAGAGAGCCTTCGGGTAGCAGCAGGTCTTCAACTTGT is from Fibrobacter sp. and encodes:
- the mazG gene encoding nucleoside triphosphate pyrophosphohydrolase, which gives rise to MKYSFEDLVKIMATLRSPEGCPWDRQQTHQSLLPYLVEESHEYIDAAQANDKVHMAEELGDVLFQVVFHSQVAKENNDFSIDDVVQGICEKMIRRHPHVFGDAKVDDASEVTRRWERIKAAEKNNLQMAGKSAMDKVSKSMPTLARAQEIQRRAAKVGFDWIEAEPVFNKAVEEFTEFRAEMQAANEENRNIERMEDEFGDIMFSLVNVARHCGFNAALALERANSKFEKRFRVVEEMARAEGKEMKEETPERLQELWREAKVRTGFDKNHL
- a CDS encoding DNA-protecting protein DprA, which produces MVQDRKGKSCTNANDIYELGLKEFPLQLKDSILRPKRLFCKGILPDKESIGIAMVGTRRPSSSAKELCRKLVESLKGTNAVVVSGLAQGIDSYCHEAALNAGIKTIAVIAQGLEAQFHGSQAELAHRIVSEGSCIVTEYEGDFPSYKGTFPARNRIISGLSRATVLVQSKTKGGALITADYCLQESKLLLAVPGDFDSEVASGPNLYLDQGKAKPVFSPESLRVAAGLQLVESPQASLQQLELFGCNLSEEAKAFFKQFNGFRKTFSDLQKESNFKTGNILAILTELEIAGLVQTQDNYQFYFNGSD